A single window of Kitasatospora sp. HUAS MG31 DNA harbors:
- a CDS encoding helix-turn-helix domain-containing protein, giving the protein MSSGERPLQDVVFLTVAEVASVMRVSKMTVYRLVHSGELPAIRVGRSFRVPEQKVHEYLKESYVRLQSA; this is encoded by the coding sequence ATGAGTTCCGGCGAGCGCCCTCTTCAGGACGTCGTCTTCCTGACCGTGGCCGAGGTCGCCTCGGTCATGCGGGTGTCGAAGATGACGGTGTACCGGCTGGTGCACAGCGGCGAGCTTCCGGCCATCCGGGTCGGCCGCTCCTTCCGCGTCCCCGAGCAGAAGGTCCACGAGTACCTCAAGGAGTCCTACGTGCGTCTGCAGAGCGCGTAG
- a CDS encoding DUF5667 domain-containing protein → MTANVLEHRRAKAFAEALEAHQAEDRPGGSHRSGSAAMAELLAMADTLGALPEPELSVEARTVQRARLMAAFEREWAGGKPADVPRQRGHRAARSVRRSRWGRRLAIGGLVAGVAVGGFAGAAAASTDALPGDALYGVKRGLEGFQLDWAGSDSERGALLLKQASTRLDEAQSLLERGGGDDALSPETVDQVRRALDDMHAEALRGRDLLRSVYRSNGSLAPMQRLATFADGEDARWTTIQGRLPGGLAPQAGKVDRLFDDISEDVAPLRLDKPVTGGQGGSGAGGGQQAPGASGGSAQTGQQQPAGGAPTSRGGGGTGGAVPGAASPGTGGNQVGQVLGGILGGGTTPTPAQPGTTSGSAAPSAPADPATPEGQGLTIPPLVPGLLPGLTLG, encoded by the coding sequence GTGACGGCAAACGTGCTGGAGCACCGGCGGGCGAAGGCCTTCGCCGAGGCGCTGGAGGCCCACCAGGCAGAGGACAGGCCCGGCGGATCGCACCGGAGCGGATCCGCCGCGATGGCCGAGCTGCTCGCCATGGCGGACACCCTCGGAGCCCTGCCCGAGCCCGAGCTGAGCGTCGAGGCTCGCACGGTCCAACGCGCCCGGCTGATGGCCGCGTTCGAGCGGGAGTGGGCCGGCGGCAAGCCCGCCGACGTCCCCCGGCAGCGCGGCCACCGGGCCGCCCGGTCGGTCCGGCGTTCCCGCTGGGGCCGCAGACTCGCGATCGGCGGCCTGGTCGCCGGCGTCGCCGTCGGCGGATTCGCCGGGGCCGCCGCCGCGAGCACCGACGCCCTGCCCGGGGACGCGCTCTACGGCGTGAAGCGCGGGCTGGAGGGCTTCCAGCTCGACTGGGCCGGCTCCGACAGCGAGCGCGGCGCCCTGCTCCTCAAGCAGGCCTCCACCCGCCTCGACGAGGCCCAGTCCCTGCTCGAACGGGGCGGCGGCGACGACGCGTTGAGCCCCGAGACGGTGGACCAGGTCCGTCGCGCGCTGGACGACATGCACGCCGAGGCGCTCCGCGGCCGCGACCTGCTCCGTTCGGTCTACCGCAGCAACGGCTCGCTCGCCCCGATGCAGCGGCTCGCCACCTTCGCCGACGGCGAGGACGCCCGGTGGACGACCATCCAGGGCCGGCTGCCCGGCGGGCTCGCCCCGCAGGCCGGCAAGGTCGACCGGCTCTTCGACGACATAAGCGAGGACGTCGCGCCCCTCCGCCTGGACAAGCCCGTGACGGGCGGCCAGGGCGGTTCCGGGGCGGGCGGCGGGCAGCAGGCCCCGGGAGCCTCCGGCGGTTCCGCGCAGACCGGGCAGCAGCAGCCGGCCGGCGGGGCGCCGACCTCGCGGGGCGGTGGCGGTACGGGTGGGGCTGTGCCCGGCGCGGCCAGCCCGGGCACCGGGGGGAACCAGGTGGGGCAGGTCCTCGGCGGGATCCTGGGCGGCGGCACCACCCCGACCCCGGCCCAGCCGGGCACCACCTCCGGGTCGGCCGCTCCCTCCGCCCCGGCCGACCCCGCCACCCCGGAGGGCCAGGGGCTCACCATCCCGCCCCTGGTCCCGGGCCTCCTCCCGGGCCTGACGCTCGGGTAG
- a CDS encoding 30S ribosomal protein bS22: MGSVIKKRRKRMAKKKHRKLLKRTRVQRRNKK, translated from the coding sequence GTGGGCTCTGTCATCAAGAAGCGTCGCAAGCGTATGGCCAAGAAGAAGCACCGCAAGCTTCTGAAGCGCACTCGCGTTCAGCGTCGCAACAAGAAGTAA
- a CDS encoding HAD family hydrolase: MAALRWLTKARRSDDARTVLAGEAAADAAEADLLLAEAPGPAAPDTEADLAEVAEAAEVTAAGAGQGEVTAAEAGRKPGRPPRAPVEDHTPTPGDTRAAAFFDCDNTILRGAAIFYLGVGLYRRRFFTRRDVARFVWQQAWFRLAGAEDPGHIADAQDRALGLVAGKRTAELEAICEEIFEPVLREKIWPGTRALVQMHLDAGQRVWLVTAAPQEVARIIARRLGMTGALGTVAETVDGEYTGRLVGGLLHGPAKAAAVQALARRERLDLSRCAAFSDSANDIPMLGLVGHPYVVNPDAALRRHARAMGWRVRDFRTGRKAARVGLPAAVGAGVVAGATAAALAIRRRQRVEN; this comes from the coding sequence ATGGCGGCGCTCCGATGGCTCACCAAGGCAAGGCGTTCCGACGACGCGCGGACCGTCCTGGCGGGCGAGGCCGCCGCCGACGCCGCGGAGGCGGACCTGCTGCTGGCCGAGGCCCCCGGACCGGCCGCGCCGGACACGGAGGCCGACCTGGCCGAGGTCGCCGAGGCCGCCGAGGTCACGGCCGCGGGGGCCGGGCAGGGCGAGGTCACGGCCGCGGAGGCCGGGCGGAAGCCGGGCCGGCCGCCCAGGGCCCCGGTCGAGGACCACACCCCCACCCCCGGGGACACCCGGGCCGCCGCCTTCTTCGACTGCGACAACACGATCCTGCGCGGCGCCGCGATCTTCTACCTCGGCGTCGGGCTGTACCGCCGCCGCTTCTTCACCCGCCGCGACGTGGCCCGGTTCGTCTGGCAGCAGGCCTGGTTCCGGCTGGCCGGCGCGGAGGACCCGGGGCACATCGCCGACGCCCAGGACCGGGCCCTCGGCCTGGTGGCCGGCAAGCGCACCGCCGAGCTGGAGGCGATCTGCGAGGAGATCTTCGAGCCGGTGCTGCGGGAGAAGATCTGGCCGGGCACCCGGGCGCTGGTCCAGATGCACCTGGACGCCGGCCAGCGGGTCTGGCTGGTGACGGCGGCCCCGCAGGAGGTGGCCCGGATCATCGCCCGCCGGCTCGGGATGACCGGCGCACTCGGCACGGTCGCCGAGACGGTCGACGGCGAGTACACCGGACGGCTGGTCGGCGGGCTGCTGCACGGTCCCGCGAAGGCCGCCGCGGTGCAGGCGCTGGCCCGGCGCGAGCGGCTGGACCTCAGCCGGTGCGCCGCCTTCAGCGACTCGGCGAACGACATCCCGATGCTCGGCCTGGTCGGCCACCCGTACGTGGTGAACCCGGACGCGGCACTGCGCCGGCACGCGCGGGCGATGGGCTGGCGGGTGCGGGACTTCCGGACCGGGCGGAAGGCGGCCCGGGTCGGGCTGCCCGCCGCGGTCGGCGCCGGGGTGGTCGCCGGGGCCACCGCGGCCGCGCTGGCGATCCGCCGCCGGCAGCGGGTGGAGAACTGA
- a CDS encoding glutamyl-tRNA reductase, which produces MSLLVVGLSHRTAPVGVLERAALTGETPTRLLHDAAAATTVAEAALVNTCNRIELYADVDKFHAGVAELSQLLARHSGVDLEELTSHLYVHYEDRAVHHLFSVACGLDSMVVGEGQILGQLRDALARGQDEHTAGRGLNELFQQALRVGKRAHSETGIDKAGQSLVTFGLEQVAAGAGPIAGKRALVVGAGSMSSLAAATLARSGVTDLLIANRTAVRAERLAEILGGGARTVDFAKVPETLADVDLVISCTGAAGVVIGTAEVAAAVAARTADTPLAFLDLAMPRDVDHAVHGLPGALLVDLESLSHAHAASPGAGDVDAVTRIVADEVAAFGAAQRAARIAPTVVALRSMASDVVSSELGRLDSRLPDLDERSRAEIAQTVRRVVDKLLHAPTVRVKQLAAEPGGASYAEALRELFDLDPAAVHAVSGTPIGAQAGASIPAGGIPTAQSGVTPAAGATR; this is translated from the coding sequence GTGAGTCTGCTTGTCGTCGGTCTGAGCCACCGCACCGCACCGGTCGGCGTCCTGGAGCGCGCCGCGCTCACTGGGGAGACCCCGACCCGGCTGCTGCACGACGCCGCCGCCGCGACCACGGTCGCCGAGGCCGCCCTGGTCAACACCTGCAACCGGATCGAGCTCTACGCGGACGTGGACAAGTTCCACGCCGGCGTGGCCGAGCTCTCCCAGCTGCTCGCCCGCCACAGCGGCGTCGACCTGGAGGAGCTCACCTCCCACCTCTACGTCCACTACGAGGACCGCGCCGTCCACCACCTCTTCTCGGTGGCCTGCGGCCTGGACTCGATGGTCGTCGGCGAGGGCCAGATCCTCGGCCAGCTGCGCGACGCGCTGGCCCGCGGGCAGGACGAGCACACCGCGGGCCGCGGCCTGAACGAGCTGTTCCAGCAGGCCCTGCGGGTCGGCAAGCGCGCCCACAGCGAGACCGGCATCGACAAGGCCGGCCAGTCCCTGGTCACCTTCGGCCTGGAGCAGGTCGCCGCCGGCGCCGGCCCGATCGCGGGCAAGCGCGCCCTGGTGGTCGGCGCCGGGTCGATGAGCTCGCTGGCCGCCGCCACCCTGGCCCGCTCCGGGGTCACCGACCTGCTGATCGCCAACCGCACGGCCGTCCGCGCCGAGCGCCTGGCCGAGATCCTCGGCGGCGGCGCCCGGACCGTGGACTTCGCCAAGGTCCCCGAGACCCTGGCCGACGTCGACCTGGTGATCTCCTGCACCGGCGCGGCCGGCGTGGTGATCGGCACCGCCGAGGTGGCGGCCGCCGTCGCCGCCCGGACGGCCGACACCCCGCTCGCCTTCCTCGACCTCGCCATGCCGCGCGACGTCGACCACGCCGTGCACGGCCTCCCCGGCGCGCTGCTGGTCGACCTGGAGAGCCTGTCGCACGCCCACGCCGCCAGCCCCGGCGCGGGGGACGTCGACGCGGTCACCCGGATCGTCGCCGACGAGGTCGCCGCCTTCGGCGCCGCCCAGCGCGCCGCCCGGATCGCCCCCACCGTGGTGGCGCTCCGCTCGATGGCCTCGGACGTGGTCAGCAGCGAGCTCGGCCGACTGGACAGCCGGCTGCCCGACCTGGACGAGCGCTCCCGCGCCGAGATCGCCCAGACCGTCCGCCGCGTGGTCGACAAGCTCCTCCACGCGCCCACGGTCCGGGTCAAGCAGCTGGCCGCCGAGCCCGGCGGCGCCTCCTACGCGGAGGCCCTCCGGGAGCTCTTCGACCTCGACCCGGCGGCGGTGCACGCCGTCTCCGGGACCCCGATCGGGGCCCAGGCCGGGGCCAGCATCCCGGCCGGGGGCATCCCCACGGCCCAGTCCGGCGTCACCCCCGCCGCCGGAGCCACCCGATGA
- a CDS encoding redox-sensing transcriptional repressor Rex has protein sequence MGRSTQSSSQSPDSGAARRPSRARGIPEATVARLPLYLRALTALSERSVPTVSSEELAAAAGVNSAKLRKDFSYLGSYGTRGVGYDVEYLVYQISRELGLTQDWPVVIVGIGNLGHALANYGGFASRGFRVAALLDADPNVVGTTAAGLPVRHMDELEAIVADQQVSIGVITTPPVAAQQVCDRLVEAGVTSILNFAPTVLTVPDGVDVRKVDLSIELQILAFHEQRKAGDEPTAGESVLDRAPGPVRAAAAKLRRAAGGTAKAEAAKGPSAKGTDGDLSAVMPA, from the coding sequence ATCGGCCGATCCACCCAGAGCAGTTCGCAGTCGCCCGACTCGGGCGCCGCGCGCCGACCCTCGCGTGCCCGGGGCATCCCGGAGGCGACCGTGGCCCGCCTCCCCCTCTACCTGCGGGCGCTGACCGCGCTCTCCGAGCGCTCCGTGCCCACCGTCTCCTCCGAGGAGCTCGCGGCCGCCGCCGGCGTCAACTCCGCCAAGCTCCGCAAGGACTTCTCGTACCTCGGGTCCTACGGCACCCGCGGCGTCGGCTACGACGTCGAGTACCTCGTCTACCAGATCTCCCGCGAGCTGGGCCTCACCCAGGACTGGCCGGTCGTCATCGTCGGCATCGGCAACCTCGGGCACGCCCTCGCCAACTACGGCGGCTTCGCCTCCCGCGGCTTCCGGGTCGCCGCCCTGCTGGACGCCGACCCCAACGTGGTCGGCACCACCGCCGCCGGCCTCCCGGTGCGGCACATGGACGAGCTGGAGGCGATCGTCGCCGACCAGCAGGTCTCCATCGGCGTGATCACCACCCCGCCGGTCGCCGCCCAGCAGGTCTGCGACCGCCTGGTCGAGGCCGGCGTCACCAGCATCCTCAACTTCGCCCCGACCGTGCTGACCGTCCCGGACGGCGTGGACGTGCGCAAGGTGGACCTCTCCATAGAGCTCCAGATCCTCGCCTTCCACGAGCAGCGCAAGGCCGGGGACGAGCCCACCGCCGGCGAGTCCGTCCTCGACCGGGCCCCCGGGCCGGTCCGAGCCGCGGCTGCCAAGCTGCGCCGGGCGGCCGGCGGCACCGCCAAGGCGGAGGCGGCGAAGGGCCCGTCCGCCAAGGGCACCGATGGCGACCTCTCCGCGGTGATGCCGGCGTGA
- a CDS encoding 3'-5' exonuclease, with protein MSGYAVIDVEATGRSPWRHRVVEVAVVLLDRHLRTEAEFTTLIDPLGPVGPSHVHRISQDDVVGAPRFREVAPHLLDLLAARVLVGHHVACDRAFLDREFARIGVPFPAVPLLCTMRLARELLPDAGGYGLAACTEAAGLGPYPAHTALGDARATAELLRYCVRDRSCPPAAWADPVREAARVPWPRLGQARTREVEEPVPQLRRTVPTGPWPGGADHPEPVPTIADGE; from the coding sequence GTGAGCGGCTATGCCGTCATCGACGTCGAGGCCACCGGTCGCAGTCCGTGGCGCCACCGGGTCGTCGAGGTCGCCGTGGTGCTGCTGGACCGGCACCTGCGGACGGAAGCCGAGTTCACCACCCTGATCGACCCCCTCGGACCGGTCGGGCCGAGCCACGTGCACCGGATATCCCAGGACGACGTGGTCGGCGCCCCGCGCTTCCGCGAGGTCGCCCCGCACCTGCTCGACCTGCTGGCCGCCCGGGTCCTGGTCGGCCACCACGTCGCCTGCGACCGGGCCTTCCTCGACCGTGAGTTCGCCCGGATCGGGGTCCCCTTCCCGGCCGTCCCGCTGCTGTGCACCATGCGGCTGGCCCGCGAGCTGCTGCCGGACGCCGGCGGCTACGGCCTGGCGGCCTGCACCGAGGCGGCAGGCCTCGGCCCCTACCCCGCGCACACCGCGCTCGGCGACGCCCGGGCCACCGCCGAGCTGCTGCGGTACTGCGTCCGCGACCGCTCCTGCCCGCCGGCCGCATGGGCCGACCCGGTCCGGGAAGCCGCCCGGGTACCGTGGCCGCGGCTCGGCCAGGCCCGGACCCGCGAGGTGGAGGAGCCCGTCCCGCAGCTCCGCCGTACGGTCCCGACCGGTCCGTGGCCGGGCGGGGCGGACCACCCGGAGCCCGTCCCGACCATCGCGGACGGCGAGTGA
- a CDS encoding NAD-dependent epimerase/dehydratase family protein, which translates to MGNVVLVTGVARHLGARFAAEIAARPEVDRVVGVDVLPPEDLPAGVHFAPVDLRRPAVARVMAEHEVDTVVHLNVSATGSGGRAGVKETNVIGTMQLLGACQKAPGLRRLVVKSTTAVYGSAPRDPAVFVERMQPKDLPAGGFAKDATEVEGYVRGFARRRPDVAVSVLRFANVVGPAGDTPLCAYFALPLLPTVLGRDPRLQFVHEDDAVEVLRLAALPARPGTTNAGTFNVAGDGVLLLSQCARRLGRPTVPLLRPALTAVAGLVRQTRLADISPEQIQLLTHGRVVDTTQLRETFGYTPRYTTPEAFADFAAAQTAGLLPPERLTAVTDRLADLLGAGHSGPHPRNRTDAEEPMPR; encoded by the coding sequence GTGGGCAACGTCGTGCTCGTCACCGGCGTGGCACGGCATCTCGGTGCCCGCTTCGCCGCGGAGATCGCCGCCCGGCCCGAGGTGGACCGGGTGGTGGGCGTCGACGTCCTGCCGCCGGAGGACCTCCCGGCCGGCGTCCACTTCGCCCCCGTCGACCTCCGCCGTCCCGCCGTCGCCCGGGTGATGGCCGAGCACGAGGTCGACACGGTGGTCCACCTCAACGTCAGCGCCACCGGCTCCGGCGGCCGTGCCGGGGTCAAGGAGACCAACGTCATCGGCACCATGCAGCTCCTCGGCGCCTGCCAGAAGGCCCCCGGACTGCGCCGACTCGTGGTCAAGTCCACCACCGCCGTCTACGGTTCCGCGCCCCGCGACCCGGCCGTCTTCGTCGAGCGGATGCAGCCCAAGGACCTGCCCGCCGGCGGCTTCGCCAAGGACGCCACCGAGGTCGAGGGGTACGTCCGCGGCTTCGCCCGCCGCCGCCCCGACGTCGCCGTCAGCGTGCTGCGCTTCGCCAACGTCGTCGGCCCCGCCGGCGACACCCCGCTCTGCGCGTACTTCGCCCTGCCGCTGCTGCCCACCGTGCTCGGACGCGACCCGCGGCTGCAGTTCGTCCACGAGGACGACGCCGTCGAGGTGCTCCGGCTCGCCGCCCTCCCGGCCCGCCCCGGCACCACCAACGCCGGCACCTTCAACGTCGCCGGCGACGGCGTGCTGCTGCTCTCCCAGTGCGCCCGCCGGCTCGGCCGGCCCACCGTGCCGCTGCTGCGCCCCGCCCTCACCGCGGTCGCCGGACTGGTCCGGCAGACCCGGCTCGCCGACATCTCGCCCGAGCAGATCCAACTGCTCACCCACGGCCGGGTCGTGGACACCACCCAGCTCCGCGAGACCTTCGGCTACACCCCCCGGTACACCACCCCCGAGGCGTTCGCCGACTTCGCCGCCGCCCAGACCGCCGGACTGCTGCCCCCCGAGCGGCTGACCGCCGTCACCGACCGGCTCGCCGACCTGCTCGGCGCCGGGCACTCCGGTCCGCACCCCCGCAACCGCACCGACGCCGAGGAGCCGATGCCGCGATGA
- a CDS encoding phosphatase, protein MNTAEGTPAEVNRAGLRTHLLRHRLAGPEVPTPRDNNLRHYRAFAQGDPKSLMGLDPERPWDEAAVLALMADRCGVSPDPGYTDGPDRIDPDRTLDALDRLADLIARTAERRGAVLVGTGHPLRLPPFHGALARALGAAGCTLYTPARGRCFREPLPDGERDCVLDHLGPVTVVRALDGRDPAGEPLPGDLLHTHSPLPVRLALAALAEAGQRPPDLVLGDHGWLCGAGRLGIPAGGLADCNDVAPFAGEAEGTVAVVVPVDDGSPPECYRPLSDYVLQRADLSPYKD, encoded by the coding sequence GTGAACACCGCCGAGGGGACCCCCGCCGAGGTGAACCGCGCCGGACTCCGCACACACCTGCTCCGCCACCGGCTGGCCGGCCCCGAGGTGCCCACCCCGCGCGACAACAACCTGCGGCACTACCGCGCCTTCGCCCAGGGCGACCCCAAGTCGCTGATGGGCCTGGACCCCGAGCGCCCCTGGGACGAGGCCGCCGTCCTGGCCCTGATGGCCGACCGGTGCGGGGTCAGCCCCGACCCCGGCTACACCGACGGGCCCGACCGGATCGACCCGGACCGCACCCTCGACGCCCTCGACCGGCTCGCCGACCTGATCGCCCGCACCGCCGAGCGCCGCGGCGCCGTGCTGGTCGGCACCGGCCACCCGCTCAGACTTCCGCCCTTCCACGGGGCGCTCGCCCGCGCGCTCGGCGCGGCCGGATGCACCCTGTACACCCCCGCGCGCGGCCGGTGCTTCCGTGAGCCCCTCCCGGACGGTGAGCGCGACTGCGTCCTCGACCACCTCGGTCCGGTGACCGTGGTCCGGGCCCTCGACGGCCGCGACCCCGCCGGCGAACCCCTCCCCGGGGACCTCCTGCACACCCACTCGCCGCTGCCCGTACGGCTCGCCCTGGCCGCCCTCGCCGAGGCCGGACAGCGCCCGCCCGACCTGGTCCTGGGCGACCACGGCTGGCTCTGCGGCGCCGGACGCCTGGGCATCCCGGCCGGCGGCCTGGCCGACTGCAACGACGTCGCCCCCTTCGCCGGCGAGGCCGAGGGCACCGTCGCGGTGGTCGTCCCGGTGGACGACGGCTCTCCCCCCGAGTGCTACAGACCGCTGAGCGACTACGTACTGCAACGGGCGGATCTCTCACCGTACAAGGACTGA
- a CDS encoding lysophospholipid acyltransferase family protein — protein MTAAREHASGEAKVIPIESAPSWRGEQRDLADRVADAVGGALAGPLGTTATRLFGKGWEEKAANGLGFLRRRITGDYEVDEFGFDRELTEEVLLSALRPLAEKYFRVEVKGVENIPSEGGVLIVANHSGTVPLDALMTQVAVHDHHPRRRHLRMLAADLVFVLPVVNELARKAGHTLACNEDAQALLERGEVVGVWPEGFKGIGKPFSERYKLQRFGRGGFVASALRAGVPIVPCSIVGAEETYPMIGNLKTLARLLGLPYVPITPTFPWLGPLGAVPLPTKWTIQFGEPVPTDSYPPEAADDPMLVFNLTDQVRETIQHTLYKLLVQRRSVFF, from the coding sequence ATGACAGCCGCCAGGGAGCACGCGTCCGGCGAGGCCAAGGTCATCCCGATCGAGTCCGCGCCCAGCTGGCGCGGCGAACAGCGCGACCTCGCCGACCGGGTCGCCGACGCCGTCGGCGGAGCCCTCGCCGGACCGCTCGGCACCACCGCGACCCGACTGTTCGGCAAGGGCTGGGAGGAGAAGGCCGCCAACGGCCTCGGCTTCCTCCGCCGCCGCATCACCGGCGACTACGAGGTGGACGAGTTCGGCTTCGACCGCGAACTCACCGAGGAGGTCCTGCTCTCCGCCCTGAGGCCGCTCGCCGAGAAGTACTTCCGGGTCGAGGTGAAGGGCGTCGAGAACATCCCCTCCGAGGGTGGCGTCCTGATCGTCGCCAACCACTCCGGCACCGTCCCGCTCGACGCGCTGATGACCCAGGTCGCCGTCCACGACCACCACCCGCGCCGCCGCCACCTGCGGATGCTCGCCGCCGACCTGGTCTTCGTCCTCCCCGTCGTCAACGAACTCGCCCGCAAGGCCGGCCACACCCTCGCCTGCAACGAGGACGCGCAGGCCCTGCTGGAACGCGGCGAGGTCGTCGGCGTCTGGCCGGAGGGCTTCAAGGGCATCGGCAAGCCGTTCTCCGAGCGGTACAAGCTGCAGCGGTTCGGACGCGGCGGGTTCGTCGCCTCCGCCCTGCGGGCCGGCGTGCCGATCGTCCCCTGCTCGATCGTCGGCGCTGAGGAGACGTACCCGATGATCGGTAACCTCAAGACGCTCGCCCGGCTGCTGGGGCTGCCGTACGTGCCGATCACGCCGACGTTCCCGTGGCTCGGACCGCTCGGCGCGGTACCGCTCCCCACCAAGTGGACCATCCAGTTCGGCGAGCCCGTCCCCACCGACAGCTACCCGCCGGAGGCGGCGGACGACCCGATGCTGGTCTTCAACCTCACCGACCAGGTCCGCGAGACCATCCAGCACACCCTGTACAAGCTCCTGGTCCAGCGCCGCTCGGTCTTCTTCTGA
- a CDS encoding ECF subfamily RNA polymerase sigma factor, BldN family — protein MYPPVRNDAPATSRPSTATLRPGSGPGAPLGRLDRLWAAIREVELLLPQPRPVLAGVGPVAPTRPGTLLRSTATGGTTGTRSRTQAGSGATGTTGRGRARTAPSPGFETEHNPVVDLVERAQNGESEAFGRLYDHYADTVYRYIYYRVGSRATAEDLTSETFLRALRRIGTFTWQGRDFGAWLVTIARNLVADHFKSSRFRLEVTTGEMLDSNECERSPEDSVLESLSNAALLDAVRRLNPQQQECVTLRFLQGLSVAETARIMGKNEGAIKTLQYRAVRTLARLLPPDAR, from the coding sequence GTGTACCCACCCGTCCGGAACGACGCGCCTGCCACCTCCCGCCCGTCGACCGCCACCCTGCGTCCCGGCTCGGGCCCCGGCGCACCGCTCGGGCGTCTGGACCGCCTGTGGGCCGCCATCCGCGAAGTCGAGCTGCTCCTCCCCCAGCCCCGGCCCGTCCTCGCCGGCGTCGGCCCGGTCGCCCCCACCCGTCCCGGCACCCTGCTGCGCTCCACCGCGACCGGCGGTACGACCGGCACCCGCAGCCGTACCCAGGCGGGCTCCGGCGCCACCGGGACCACCGGCAGGGGCCGGGCCAGGACGGCCCCGAGCCCGGGCTTCGAGACCGAGCACAACCCCGTCGTCGACCTGGTCGAGCGGGCCCAGAACGGCGAGAGCGAGGCCTTCGGCCGGCTGTACGACCACTACGCGGACACCGTCTACCGGTACATCTACTACCGGGTCGGCAGCCGGGCCACCGCCGAGGACCTCACCAGCGAGACCTTCCTCCGCGCGCTGCGCCGGATCGGCACCTTCACCTGGCAGGGCCGGGACTTCGGTGCCTGGCTGGTCACCATCGCCCGCAACCTGGTGGCCGACCACTTCAAGTCCAGCCGGTTCCGGCTGGAGGTCACCACCGGCGAGATGCTCGACTCCAACGAGTGCGAGCGCAGCCCCGAGGACTCGGTGCTGGAGTCGCTCTCCAACGCCGCGCTGCTGGACGCCGTCCGGCGGCTCAACCCGCAGCAGCAGGAGTGCGTCACGCTGCGGTTCCTGCAGGGCCTCTCGGTCGCCGAGACGGCCCGCATCATGGGCAAGAACGAGGGTGCCATCAAGACCCTCCAGTACCGCGCGGTGCGGACGCTGGCCCGTCTGCTCCCCCCCGACGCTCGATGA
- a CDS encoding glutaredoxin family protein yields the protein MIGKPGCHLCDDAREVLLRVTAELGSAFEEKDITQDAALYEKYAEQIPVTLIDGRQHDFWRVDERRLRAALGA from the coding sequence ATGATCGGCAAGCCCGGCTGCCACCTGTGCGACGACGCCCGCGAGGTGCTGCTGCGGGTCACCGCCGAGCTGGGCAGCGCCTTCGAGGAGAAGGACATCACCCAGGACGCGGCGCTGTACGAGAAGTACGCCGAGCAGATCCCGGTGACCCTGATCGACGGCCGCCAGCACGACTTCTGGCGGGTGGACGAGCGCCGCCTGCGCGCCGCACTCGGGGCCTAG